One genomic region from Chromatiales bacterium 21-64-14 encodes:
- a CDS encoding fructose-1,6-bisphosphate aldolase translates to MALITLRQLLDHAAEHGYGVPAFNVNNMEQMHSIMEAADETDSPVIVQASAGARKYAKSEFLRHLILAAAEQWPHIPIVMHQDHGASPWVCQRSIQLGFTSVMMDGSLLEDMKTPATYEYNAEVTRRTVEMAHACGVSVEGELGCLGSLETGMAGEEDGSGAAGKLSHDQLLTDPEQAADFVKQTGVDALAIAIGTSHGAYKFSRPPTGDILAIDRIKEIHARIPDTHLVMHGSSSVPQDWLEMINTYGGDMGETYGVPVEEIQEGIKHGVRKVNIDTDLRMASTGAVRKFLAENKKEFDPRKWLTASTKGMKAICKARYESFGTAGNASRIKPLSLESIVKRYESGELDPRVN, encoded by the coding sequence ATGGCTTTGATCACGCTGCGTCAGTTGCTGGATCACGCCGCCGAACACGGCTACGGCGTCCCGGCCTTCAACGTCAACAATATGGAACAGATGCACTCCATCATGGAAGCGGCGGACGAGACCGACAGCCCGGTAATCGTCCAGGCTTCGGCGGGCGCCCGGAAATACGCCAAAAGCGAATTCCTGCGCCACCTGATCCTGGCCGCCGCCGAGCAGTGGCCGCACATCCCGATCGTGATGCACCAGGATCACGGGGCCTCCCCCTGGGTATGCCAGCGCTCCATCCAGCTCGGTTTCACCTCAGTGATGATGGACGGTTCCCTGCTGGAAGACATGAAGACCCCGGCCACCTACGAGTACAACGCGGAGGTCACCCGGCGCACTGTGGAAATGGCCCATGCTTGCGGGGTCTCGGTGGAGGGTGAACTGGGCTGCCTGGGCTCTCTGGAAACCGGCATGGCGGGAGAGGAAGACGGCTCCGGCGCCGCGGGCAAGCTGTCCCACGACCAGTTGCTCACCGACCCCGAGCAAGCCGCGGACTTCGTCAAACAGACCGGCGTGGACGCCCTCGCCATCGCCATCGGCACCAGCCACGGGGCCTACAAGTTCAGCCGCCCACCCACCGGTGACATCCTCGCCATCGACCGCATCAAGGAGATCCACGCCCGGATCCCCGATACGCACTTGGTCATGCACGGGTCCTCCTCGGTACCCCAGGACTGGTTGGAGATGATCAACACCTACGGCGGCGACATGGGAGAGACCTACGGCGTGCCCGTGGAGGAGATTCAGGAAGGCATCAAGCACGGCGTGCGCAAGGTGAACATCGATACCGACCTGCGCATGGCATCCACCGGCGCGGTGCGTAAGTTCCTGGCCGAAAACAAGAAGGAATTCGACCCGCGCAAATGGCTGACCGCCTCGACCAAGGGCATGAAGGCCATCTGCAAGGCCCGTTATGAGTCCTTCGGTACCGCGGGCAACGCGTCCCGGATCAAGCCACTCTCATTGGAAAGTATCGTCAAACGCTACGAGAGCGGCGAACTCGACCCGCGGGTAAACTGA
- a CDS encoding transcriptional regulator produces the protein MEDGARTRLARRIRILRRGRGWSQEVLAELSGLHRSYIGSVERAERNISLDNIERIARALGVPIHDLLGEPEPAPPTESGT, from the coding sequence ATGGAAGACGGCGCCCGTACCCGGCTTGCGAGACGGATCCGAATCCTGCGCCGTGGCCGGGGCTGGTCACAGGAAGTGCTGGCCGAACTGAGCGGCCTGCACCGCAGCTACATCGGTTCCGTGGAACGGGCCGAGCGTAACATCAGCCTGGACAACATCGAGCGGATCGCCCGCGCCCTGGGGGTTCCGATCCACGATCTCCTGGGCGAGCCGGAGCCGGCGCCACCAACGGAATCAGGCACATGA